A single region of the Cynocephalus volans isolate mCynVol1 chromosome 12, mCynVol1.pri, whole genome shotgun sequence genome encodes:
- the XPOT gene encoding exportin-T isoform X2, translated as MDEQALLGLNPNADSDFRQRALAYFEQLKISPDAWQVCAEALAQRTYSDDHIKFFCFQVLEHQVKYKYSELTAVQQQLIRETLISWLQAQMLNPQPEKTFIRNKAAQVFALLFVTEYLTKWPKFFFDILSVVDLNPRGVDLYLRILMAIDSELVDRDVVHTSEEARRNTLIKDTMREQCIPNLVESWYQILQNYQYTNSEVTCQCLEVVGAYVSWIDLSLIANDRFINMLLGHMSIEVLREEACDCLFEIVNKGMDPVDKMKLVESLCQVLQSAGFFSIDQEEDVDFLARFSKLVNGMGQSLIVSWTKLIKNGDINNAQESLQAIETKVALMLQLLIHEDDDISSNIIGFCYDYLHILKQLTVLSDQQKANVEAIMLAVMKKLTYDEEYNFENEGEDEAMFVEYRKQLKLLLDRLAQVSPELLLASVRRVFSSTLQNWQTTRFMEVEVAIRLLYMLAEALPVSHGAHFSGDVSKASALQDMMRTLVTSGVSSYQHTSVTLEFFETVVRYEKFFTVEPQHIPCVLMAFLDHRGLRHSSAKVRSRTTYLFSRFVKSLNKQMNPFIEDILNRIQDLLEFSPPENGYQSLLSSDDQLFIYETAGVLIVNSEYPAERKQALMRNLLTPLMEKFKILLEKLMLAPDEERQASLADCLNHAVGFASRTSKAFSNKQTVKQCGCSEVYLDCLQTFLPALSCPLQKDILRSGVRTFLHRMIICLEEEVLPFIPSASEHMLKDCEAKDLQEFIPLINQITAKFKIQVSPFLQQMFMPLLHAIFEVLLRPAEENDQSAALEKQMLRRSYFAFLQTVTGSGMSEVIANQGAENVERVLVTVIQGAVEYPDPIAQKTCFIILSKLVELWGGKDGPVGFADFVYKHIVPACFLAPLKQTFDLADAQTVLALSECAVTLKTIHLKRGPECVQYLQQEYLPSLQVAPEIIQDLLSIGRVMMFLSIMICTQGFWY; from the exons tgatGATCACATAAAGTTTTTCTGCTTTCAAGTATTGGAACATCAAGTTAAATACAA ATACTCAGAACTAACCGCTGTTCAACAACAACTAATTAGGGAGACTCTCATATCTTGGCTTCAAGCTCAG ATGCTGAATCCTCAACCAGAGAAGACCTTTATAAGAAATAAAGCAGCCCAAGTCTTTGCCTTGCTCTTTGTTACAGAATATCTCACTAAATGGCCCAAGTTTTTTTTTGACATTCTCTCAGTAGTGGACCTAAATCCAAGGGGAGTAGATCTGTATCTCCGTATCCTCATGGCTATTGATTCAGAGTTGGTGGATCGTGATGTGGTGCATACATCAGAG gagGCTCGTAGGAATACCCTAATAAAAGATACCATGAGGGAACAGTGCATTCCAAATCTGGTGGAATCATGGTACCAAATCTTACAAAATTATCAGTATACTAATTCAGAAGTTACATGTCAGTGCCTTGAAGTAGTTGGGGCTTATGTCTCTTGGATAGATTTATCTCTTATAGCCAATGATAG GTTTATAAATATGCTGCTAGGTCATATGTCAATAGAAGTTCTACGAGAAGAAGCATGtgactgtttatttgaaattgtaAATAAAGGAATGGATCCTGTTGATAAAATGAAACTAGTAGAATCTTTGTGTCAAGTATTACAGTCTGCTGGGTTTTTCAGCATTGACCAG GAAGAAGATGTTGACTTCCTTGCCAGATTTTCTAAGCTGGTAAATGGAATGGGACAGTCATTGATAGTTAGCTGGACTAAATTAATTAAGAATGGGGATATCAATAATGCTCAAGAGTCACTACAAGCTATTGAAACAAAAGTGGCGCTCATGTTGCAGCTACTAATTCATGAGGATGACGACATCTCCTCTAACATTATTGGGTTTTGTTATGATTATCTTCATATTTTGAAACAG CTTACAGTGCTCTCGGATCAGCAAAAAGCCAATGTAGAG gcAATCATGTTAGCCGTTATGAAAAAATTGACCTATGATGAAGAATATAACTTTGAAAATGAG GGTGAAGATGAAGCCATGTTTGTAGAATATAGAAAACAACTGAAGTTACTGTTGGATAGGCTTGCTCAAGTTTCACCAGAGTTACTGCTGGCTTCTGTTCGCAGAGTTTTTAGTTCTACACTGCA GAATTGGCAGACTACACGGTTTATGGAAGTTGAAGTAGCAATAAGATTGCTGTATATGTTGGCAGAAGCTCTTCCAGTATCTCATGGTGCTCACTTCTCAGGTGATGTTTCAAAAGCTAGTGCTTTGCAGGATATGATGCGAACT CTGGTAACCTCAGGAGTCAGTTCCTATCAACATACATCTGTAACATTGGAATTCTTCGAAACTGTTGTTAGATATGAAAAGTTTTTCACAGTTGAACCTCAACACATTCCATGTGTACTA ATGGCTTTCTTAGATCACAGGGGTCTGCGGCATTCTAGTGCAAAAGTACGGAGTAGAACTACTTACCTGTTTTCTAGATTTGTCAAATCTCTCAA TAAACAAATGAATCCTTTCATTGAGGACATTCTGAATAGAATACAAGATTTATTAGAGTTTTCTCCACCT GAGAATGGTTACCAGTCCTTGTTGAGCAGCGAtgatcaattatttatttatgagaCAGCTGGAGTGCTGATTGTTAATAGCGAATACCCAGCAGAAAGGAAGCAAGCTTTAATGAGGAATCTGTTGACTCCACTAATGGAGAAGTTTAAAATTCTGTTAGAAAAATTGATGCTGGCACCAGATGAAGAAAGGCAGGCTTCTCTAGCAGACTGTCTCAACCATGCTGTTGGATTTGCCAG TCGAACCAGCAAAGCTTTCAGCAACAAGCAAACTGTGAAACAGTGTGGCTGTTCCGAAGTTTATCTGGACTGTTTACAGACATTCTTGCCAGCCCTCAGTTGTCCCTTACAAAAGGATATTCTCAGAAGTGGAGTTCGCACTTTCCTTCATCGAATGATTATTTGCTTAGAGGAAGAAGTTCTTCCGTTCATTCCATCTGCCTCAGAACACATGCTCAAAGATTGTGAAGCAAAAGATCTCCAGGAGTTCATTCCTCTTATCAATCAGATTACAGCCAAATTTAAG ATACAGGTATCCCCATTTTTACAACAGATGTTTATGCCCCTTCTTCATGCAATTTTTGAAGTGTTGCTCAGACCAGCAGAAGAAAACGACCAATCTGCTGCTTTGGAGAAGCAAATGTTGCGGAGGAGTTACTTTGCTTTCCTGCAAACAGTCACAGGCAGTGGAATGAGTGAAGTTATAGCAAATCAAG GTGCAGAGAATGTAGAACGAGTGCTGGTTACTGTTATCCAAGGAGCAGTTGAATATCCAGATCCAATTgcacagaaaacatgttttatcATCCTCTCAAAGTTGGTAGAACTCTGGG GAGGTAAAGATGGACCAGTGGGATTTGCTGATTTTGTTTATAAGCACATTGTTCCTGCATGTTTCCTAGCACCTTTAAAACAAACCTTTGACCTGGCAGATGCACAAACAGTATTG GCTTTATCTGAATGTGCAGTGACACTGAAAACAATTCATCTCAAACGG